Proteins from a genomic interval of Culex pipiens pallens isolate TS unplaced genomic scaffold, TS_CPP_V2 Cpp_Un0004, whole genome shotgun sequence:
- the LOC120427499 gene encoding uncharacterized protein LOC120427499 has translation MQALFELVEQVLPPQEMFFVLKSNLNPEFSGVAAAYRATTMADLSAVCKDYDSKKLFSQKNKIAVVPRSALVEPSLATPFVSKHSKPTHPGYSWNRPFPPRPQQLIIIDESSLEVAAVSVPAGADAHLESVPEEELYEGGQELYAVAGPSRWTPRGPVTGNNQGERAVTISCWQCGQQGHIFPTCDKPKTYLFCYRCGKKDTTSRNCADCFARMSQALSAGTSRPNQGNGPAGFPH, from the coding sequence ATGCAGGCCTTATTCGAATTGGTGGAGCAAGTTTTGCCACCGCAAGAGATGTTCTTCGTCCTCAAATCCAACTTGAACCCGGAGTTTTCCGGAGTAGCCGCAGCATATCGGGCAACAACAATGGCTGATTTATCGGCTGTTTGCAAGGACTACGACAGCAAGAAGTTGTTTTCACAGAAGAACAAAATTGCCGTTGTACCACGGTCTGCTCTGGTGGAACCGAGCCTAGCCACACCTTTTGTCAGCAAGCATTCTAAACCTACACATCCGGGATATTCTTGGAATCGTCCTTTTCCACCAAGACCACAGCAATTGATTATCATCGATGAGAGCAGTCTGGAAGTCGCTGCAGTTTCAGTGCCAGCGGGTGCGGATGCGCATCTAGAATCAGTTCCTGAGGAAGAGCTTTATGAAGGTGGACAAGAGTTGTATGCGGTGGCCGGACCATCAAGGTGGACTCCTAGAGGACCGGTTACGGGGAACAATCAAGGGGAGCGTGCGGTTACGATCAGCTGCTGGCAGTGTGGGCAACAAGGACATATTTTTCCCACATGTGACAAGCCGAAGACGTACCTTTTCTGCTATCGTTGTGGGAAAAAGGACACGACTTCTCGTAACTGTGCAGATTGTTTCGCGCGCATGAGTCAGGCACTTTCAGCTGGTACCAGTCGACCGAACCAGGGAAATGGACCGGCGGGGTTTCCACATTAA
- the LOC120427498 gene encoding uncharacterized protein LOC120427498: MTRRKRIKLKKVEWSRVEWQGEEYDADCSDDEGLAEMPSPVGSNHPNYPLEELEKDVDFNLEFLRELRAEGTLLPEDVVKVKRIMQLFRRDLSIVLEAANTRYLPVAATCEFREPEPETKTERPPQPAAGSAKSKGKLSPGKVGGKKLKKKQSRSSPDSGNGSSPKRRPRSVKFQKQIGQESSRSSDSDMGSSARNLPKPTKSSQVKHKAKHKFKEFEHEIRKIQTSVITLLNGNGNDLETEIDPDLEEIVGLISKMRKKDPDLPIEERLCEYFNKFY; the protein is encoded by the coding sequence ATGACACGAAGGAAAAGAATAAAACTAAAGAAAGTGGAATGGAGTAGAGTGGAATGGCAGGGTGAGGAGTACGACGCAGACTGCTCGGACGATGAAGGTCTAGCCGAGATGCCCAGTCCCGTCGGCTCTAATCATCCTAATTACCCCCTGGAAGAATTAGAGAAAGATGTTGATTTTAATCTTGAGTTCCTCAGAGAACTTCGAGCTGAGGGAACGTTGCTACCGGAGGACGTTGTTAAGGTGAAGCGCATCATGCAACTCTTCCGGCGCGACCTGTCCATAGTTCTGGAAGCAGCCAACACCCGCTACTTGCCGGTGGCTGCGACCTGTGAGTTTAGGGAACCAGAACCGGAAACAAAAACCGAAAGACCACCTCAGCCGGCAGCGGGATCGGCCAAAAGCAAAGGCAAGCTGTCCCCCGGCAAGGTCGGTGGCAAGAAATTGAAGAAGAAGCAGTCGCGGTCTTCGCCGGATTCGGGCAACGGAAGTTCCCCGAAGAGGAGGCCACGATCTGTAAAGTTTCAGAAACAAATAGGACAAGAATCGAGTAGGTCGTCGGACTCAGACATGGGCAGTTCGGCAAGGAACCTACCAAAGCCGACGAAATCGTCGCAGGTCAAGCATAAGGCCAAACATAAATTTAAGGAATTTGAAcatgaaattaggaaaatacAAACATCTGTGATAACTTTGCTAAACGGAAATGGAAATGATTTGGAAACGGAAATAGACCCTGATTTGGAAGAGATTGTCGGATTGATTTCGAAGATGCGGAAGAAAGATCCGGATTTGCCAATCGAGGAGAGGTTGTgcgaatattttaataaattttattag
- the LOC120427496 gene encoding 40S ribosomal protein S14-like — protein sequence MKAKTDRDEASPALLATQDVVEKCKLLRATGGNRTKTPGPGAQLVLRALACSSKNIVNFVNIL from the coding sequence ATGAAGGCCAAGACCGATCGTGACGAGGCCTCACCCGCTTTGTTGGCCACTCAGGACGTCGTCGAAAAGTGCAAGTTGCTGCGTGCCACCGGCGGAAATCGCACCAAGACACCGGGACCGGGTGCCCAGTTGGTGCTCCGTGCCCTGGCCTGTTCGTCGAAGAATATTGtgaattttgtgaatattttgtaG
- the LOC120427497 gene encoding uncharacterized protein LOC120427497: MPPKVQRTPKKEESQEEEELGNLVFLRDEERDRLERLKVKLAATGAADRTATAAEVHQRKLYDCNEAFKSLQQQIYRLAGTKKRDVHKGKSIEFESLFDELAMTLGRWVAAAHVTAVQQPIIIQQPLPRIIPTFDGKYENWEKFKTIFQDVVDRTNESPRIKLYHLEEALVGEAVGILDAKTVQDGNYDHAWNLLEERYEDKRRMVDLHIGGLLAVKKLPRTDHSELRSLIDNVVGHVENLKFLGQEFSGVSELIVIHLLGHALDDETRKLWESTVKKGELPNYPETIQFLKDRVSVLERCETTVDATPREHHRAESKPTATDQPYQIANAAVTSRPGPRCDFCSERHLTFKCAAFQDLTVCQRMEKVKEKHVCFNCLRAGHCAKNCRRTSSCGKCQRRHHTLLHDFYRKSTAPQRPSPAVRQPAEPLPPVEVNNCPTPMLQTAVVDLGDGSNRPVPCRILLDSGSQVNFISTSMADRLKLKRVPANVPICGIGGQTTNTRESTTVQLQSRYSGFTADVECLVVPKVTGKIPSSPVNTTDWPIPKGFQLADPKFHIPDRIDMLVGASLYFRLLKRGFVHMWDNYPELRETHLGWVVVGGAGESVTGQQFAPTAVLQATHLHQATTLEKASAGPSPARGEDVGAPTRR; encoded by the coding sequence ATGCCCCCAAAAGTGCAACGTACGccgaagaaagaagaaagccaagaagaagaagagttgGGCAACCTGGTCTTCCTTCGTGACGAAGAGAGGGACAGACTCGAGCGCCTAAAAGTGAAGCTTGCAGCGACCGGTGCAGCTGATCGCACTGCAACCGCAGCGGAAGTGCACCAGCGAAAGCTTTACGATTGCAACGAAGCTTTCAAGTCCTTACAGCAGCAAATCTACCGGTTGGCTGGCACCAAGAAACGAGATGTGCACAAGGGTAAGTCGATCGAATTCGAATCCTTGTTCGACGAGCTGGCCATGACTCTCGGGAGATGGGTGGCAGCCGCCCACGTAACCGCAGTGCAGCAACCCATCATCATCCAACAGCCCCTCCCACGGATCATTCCGACATTCGATGGGAAGTACGAAAATTGGGAAAAGTTCAAAACCATCTTTCAAGATGTCGTTGACCGGACGAACGAGTCGCCGCGGATCAAGTTGTACCATCTGGAAGAAGCTTTGGTTGGCGAAGCGGTCGGAATTCTGGACGCCAAGACGGTTCAGGATGGGAACTACGACCATGCCTGGAACCTGCTGGAGGAACGATACGAGGACAAGCGGCGAATGGTGGATCTGCACATCGGCGGTTTGCTCGCCGTCAAGAAGTTGCCCCGTACTGATCATTCGGAGCTGCGTTCCCTTATTGACAACGTCGTTGGCCACGTGGAGAACTTGAAGTTTCTTGGCCAGGAGTTCTCTGGAGTGTCAGAGCTCATCGTCATCCATCTGCTGGGACACGCTCTGGACGATGAGACAAGGAAACTTTGGGAGTCAACGGTCAAGAAGGGAGAGCTTCCGAACTACCCCGAGACGATCCAGTTCCTGAAGGATCGTGTCTCGGTTCTGGAAAGATGCGAGACCACCGTCGACGCAACACCGAGGGAACACCACCGAGCAGAATCGAAGCCAACCGCGACTGATCAACCGTATCAGATCGCCAACGCAGCCGTCACGTCACGACCGGGACCACGGTGTGATTTTTGCAGCGAGCGTCACCTGACCTTCAAGTGCGCTGCCTTCCAAGACCTCACAGTGTGTCAGCGCATGGAGAAGGTTAAAGAAAAGCACGTCTGCTTTAACTGCTTGCGCGCTGGACACTGCGCGAAGAATTGCAGACGGACAAGCTCGTGTGGTAAGTGCCAACGCCGACACCACACTCTTCTACACGACTTCTACCGGAAGTCAACCGCACCGCAGAGACCATCTCCGGCTGTGCGTCAACCCGCTGAACCACTTCCGCCGGTGGAAGTGAACAACTGCCCCACTCCGATGCTTCAAACAGCAGTCGTCGATCTGGGCGACGGCAGCAATCGACCTGTGCCGTGTCGCATCCTTTTGGACAGCGGATCACAGGTAAACTTTATTTCTACCTCGATGGCTGATCGTCTTAAACTAAAAAGAGTTCCCGCAAACGTCCCGATCTGCGGCATCGGAGGTCAGACGACGAATACTAGGGAGTCGACAACCGTTCAGCTCCAGTCCCGATACAGCGGATTCACGGCGGACGTGGAGTGCCTGGTCGTCCCGAAGGTAACTGGAAAGATTCCGTCGTCACCGGTCAATACCACCGATTGGCCGATtccaaagggatttcagctGGCCGATCCTAAGTTCCACATCCCAGATCGCATTGACATGCTCGTCGGTGCCTCCCTGTACTTCCGCTTACTGAAACGAGGCTTCGTTCACATGTGGGACAATTACCCGGAACTGCGAGAGACTCACCTGGGTTGGGTTGTCGTCGGAGGAGCTGGAGAATCCGTCACTGGTCAGCAGTTTGCGCCCACTGCGGTGCTGCAGGCCACACATCTACATCAAGCGACCACTCTAGAAAAAGCTTCTGCTGGGCCTTCCCCAGCCCGGGGGGAGGATGTTGGAGCCCCAACGCGTCGATAA